A genomic stretch from Euwallacea fornicatus isolate EFF26 chromosome 10, ASM4011564v1, whole genome shotgun sequence includes:
- the LOC136341716 gene encoding GATA zinc finger domain-containing protein 1, which produces MPYKNPVVCLKCQTKESSFWTNAENLGVICLNCVTEAKKDNIEDTEVKDEEEEKPQKKKTRSARSYKTRHNPNATPKQATVPKGRGRRGLFKKVPMKSPASVATTVTSDFVFHKGSYIQIGDIMSVTDENDDCYYAQIIGLMTDQYCSKSAVLQWLLPTAESPPPNLEFDPATYIIGPEEDFPRSLDYMDFIMHAPSDYYKSKSSPYRTVTRTPDTGYIWANMSSIKR; this is translated from the exons ATGCCTTATAAAAACCCAGTTGTTTGCTTAAAATGCCAGACTAAAGAGTCCTCTTTTTGGACCAATGCTGAAAACCTTGGTGTAATCTGCCTCAATTGTGTAACCGAAGCGAAAAAAGACAATATTGAGGACACAGAAGTGAAG gacgaagaagaagaaaagcctcaaaaaaagaaaactagaTCTGCTCGATCATACAAGACCAGACACAATCCAAATGCAACTCCAAAACAAGCAACTGTTCCAAAAGGTCGGGGCCGTAGGGGTCTGTTTAAGAAGGTACCAATGAAGTCTCCAGCCTCAGTAGCAACTACTGTTACAAgtgattttgtttttcataaG GGGAGTTACATTCAAATTGGGGATATAATGTCTGTAACAGATGAAAATGATGACTGCTATTATGCTCAAATAATTGGCCTTATGACTGACCAATATTGCAGTAAAAGCGCCGTCCTTCAATGGTTACTTCCTACAGCAGAAAGTCcacctccaaatttagaatttgATCCCGCAACTTACATTATTG GACCTGAAGAAGACTTTCCAAGAAGTTTGGACTACATGGATTTCATCATGCATGCTCCTTCAGATTACTATAAGTCTAAAAGTAGCCCTTACAGAACTGTAACTAGGACTCCTGACACAGGATATATTTGGGCAAATATGAGTTcaattaaaagataa
- the LOC136341713 gene encoding tubulin epsilon and delta complex protein 1-like isoform X1: MDIKHVITILCKLLNTVYKTSLKPEHFRQAKFGKTEENVIPILLDSLYKILNVNNFRDVYNKLNSLNYKRLAFHTECYGSSRELLMALSFLVASSLEKDLIAKMKISQYPKVDVPLFELPVINWKTFGDCDLKNYKVWLCGKISSNNKLAEQYTEHTSMIQEKYNKTLNIKPHGKLTLYEILALKNDKIGQEFLTETEPLLMIIDIYKEWHKNETQFWKWMVCIFNENLYTNNTFLNLFLQITVIEEPKKSPVK; encoded by the exons ATGGACATAAAACACGTTATAACAATACTTTGTAAACTCCTAAACACCGTTTATAAGACTAGCCTAAAACCTGAGCATTTTCGACAGgctaaatttggaaaaactgaGGAAAATGTG ATACCTATTTTACTAgattcattatacaaaatctTAAATGTAAACAACTTTCGAGATGTCTACAATAAGCTCAATAGTTTAAATTACAAGAGACTGGCTTTCCACACTGAATGTTACGGTAGCAGTCGAGAACTGTTGATGGCTCTAAGCTTCCTTGTAGCCTCTTCATTGGAAAAAGATTTAATTGCTAAGATGAAAATCAGTCAATACCCAAAAGTTGATGTTCCACTATTTGAACTTCCAGTTATCAATTGGAAAACTTTTGGAGATtgtgacttaaaaaattacaaagtcTGGTTATGTGGGAAAATTTCTTCCAACAATAAATTGGCTGAACAATATACTGAACACACTTCCATGATTCAAGAAAAA TACAATAAAACCCTTAACATAAAACCCCATGGTAAACTGACTCTTTATGAAATCTTggctttaaaaaatgataaaattggaCAAGAATTTCTCACGGAAACTGAACCCTTGTTGAtgattattgatatttataagGAATGGCACAAAAATGAGACTCAGTTTTGGAAGTGGATGGTTtgtattttcaatgaaaatttatatacaaataatacatttttaaatctatttttacAGATAACTGTTATAGAAGAACCCAAAAAATCTcctgttaaataa
- the LOC136341713 gene encoding tubulin epsilon and delta complex protein 1-like isoform X2: MDIKHVITILCKLLNTVYKTSLKPEHFRQAKFGKTEENVIPILLDSLYKILNVNNFRDVYNKLNSLNYKRLAFHTECYGSSRELLMALSFLVASSLEKDLIAKMKISQYPKVDVPLFELPVINWKTFGDCDLKNYKVWLCGKISSNNKLAEQYTEHTSMIQEKYNKTLNIKPHGKLTLYEILALKNDKIGQEFLTETEPLLMIIDIYKEWHKNETQFWKWMITVIEEPKKSPVK, from the exons ATGGACATAAAACACGTTATAACAATACTTTGTAAACTCCTAAACACCGTTTATAAGACTAGCCTAAAACCTGAGCATTTTCGACAGgctaaatttggaaaaactgaGGAAAATGTG ATACCTATTTTACTAgattcattatacaaaatctTAAATGTAAACAACTTTCGAGATGTCTACAATAAGCTCAATAGTTTAAATTACAAGAGACTGGCTTTCCACACTGAATGTTACGGTAGCAGTCGAGAACTGTTGATGGCTCTAAGCTTCCTTGTAGCCTCTTCATTGGAAAAAGATTTAATTGCTAAGATGAAAATCAGTCAATACCCAAAAGTTGATGTTCCACTATTTGAACTTCCAGTTATCAATTGGAAAACTTTTGGAGATtgtgacttaaaaaattacaaagtcTGGTTATGTGGGAAAATTTCTTCCAACAATAAATTGGCTGAACAATATACTGAACACACTTCCATGATTCAAGAAAAA TACAATAAAACCCTTAACATAAAACCCCATGGTAAACTGACTCTTTATGAAATCTTggctttaaaaaatgataaaattggaCAAGAATTTCTCACGGAAACTGAACCCTTGTTGAtgattattgatatttataagGAATGGCACAAAAATGAGACTCAGTTTTGGAAGTGGATG ATAACTGTTATAGAAGAACCCAAAAAATCTcctgttaaataa